From a single Vibrio tubiashii genomic region:
- a CDS encoding pyridoxal-phosphate-dependent aminotransferase family protein yields MTIQSFIPPHRILMGPGPSDISPQVLQALSRPTVGHLDPLFVGMMDELKSLLKYAFQTDNEFTIAVSAPGSAGMETCFVNLIEPGEKVIVCRNGVFGERMRENVVRAGGIAAVVDDEWGAPVSIDKVEQALKDNPDAKILAFVHAETSSGACSDAEALGKLAKQYGLLTIVDAVTSLGGVPLKVDEWQLDAVYSGSQKCLSCVPGLSPVTFSPAAIEKIQARTTPVQSWFLDQSLVLGYWSGEGKRSYHHTAPVNSLYALHESLLILKNEGLENAWQRHRDMHEKLKQGLEKLGFEFVVEQDSRLPQLNAIYVPQGIDEAKVRTHLLETYNLEIGAGLGALAGKAWRIGLMGYGARAENVALCLRALEEALTQ; encoded by the coding sequence ATGACGATTCAAAGTTTTATCCCCCCTCACCGTATTCTTATGGGGCCAGGGCCTTCAGATATATCTCCTCAAGTGTTACAAGCTTTGAGTCGCCCGACAGTTGGTCATTTAGACCCATTATTTGTGGGCATGATGGATGAGCTTAAATCGCTGCTCAAGTACGCATTCCAAACCGACAATGAGTTTACGATTGCCGTTTCTGCCCCGGGTAGTGCAGGGATGGAGACTTGTTTCGTTAACTTGATTGAGCCGGGTGAAAAGGTGATTGTTTGTCGCAATGGCGTGTTTGGCGAGCGTATGCGTGAAAATGTTGTACGTGCAGGCGGCATTGCCGCAGTTGTCGATGATGAGTGGGGCGCGCCAGTCTCTATCGATAAAGTCGAGCAAGCGTTAAAAGACAACCCTGATGCGAAAATCCTAGCTTTTGTTCACGCTGAAACGTCGTCGGGTGCATGCAGTGATGCAGAGGCTTTGGGTAAGTTGGCGAAGCAATATGGCTTGCTGACCATTGTAGATGCTGTGACCTCGTTAGGTGGAGTACCGCTTAAGGTCGATGAATGGCAACTAGATGCGGTTTATTCAGGCAGTCAGAAGTGTCTTTCTTGTGTTCCGGGTCTTTCTCCGGTGACCTTTTCTCCTGCTGCGATTGAGAAAATTCAAGCACGAACTACACCAGTGCAAAGTTGGTTCCTAGATCAGAGTTTAGTGCTTGGCTATTGGAGCGGTGAAGGAAAACGTAGTTATCACCACACTGCGCCGGTCAACAGTTTATATGCTCTGCATGAGTCTCTGTTGATTCTAAAAAATGAAGGGCTTGAAAACGCATGGCAGAGACATAGAGATATGCATGAGAAACTTAAACAAGGCTTGGAGAAACTAGGATTTGAGTTCGTTGTTGAACAGGACTCTCGCTTACCTCAGCTCAACGCCATTTATGTTCCGCAAGGCATTGATGAAGCTAAAGTGAGAACTCACCTACTAGAGACTTACAACCTAGAAATTGGCGCGGGCTTAGGCGCGTTAGCTGGTAAAGCGTGGCGTATTGGCTTGATGGGTTACGGTGCTCGCGCGGAGAATGTCGCATTATGTCTTAGAGCGCTCGAAGAGGCATTAACGCAATAG
- a CDS encoding LuxR C-terminal-related transcriptional regulator, which yields MAKNIYARTIYFLTENKSVNPIIERLERRMEIAIPTMAPNDLLLALQQYKHRILIIDYQEYTQLKNVISELPLADKSFETIIFNVSHRLTTDELLAFGHLKAVFYQDIDIEQLVKGYEGVINGETWLPRKVTAQLLFHYRNVVDTHTTPATVDLTTREMQILRCLMSGASNTQIADDMFISEFTVKSHLQKVFKKLSVKNRVQAAAWAKQHMRPMS from the coding sequence ATGGCTAAAAACATCTATGCGCGAACTATTTACTTTCTCACAGAAAACAAGTCTGTAAATCCAATCATTGAACGCTTAGAGAGACGAATGGAGATCGCCATTCCGACAATGGCACCCAACGATTTGTTACTCGCCCTACAGCAGTATAAACATCGAATCTTAATCATTGATTATCAAGAATATACCCAACTGAAAAACGTGATTAGTGAACTCCCTTTGGCAGACAAGTCATTTGAAACCATCATTTTTAATGTCTCTCATCGCTTGACCACAGACGAACTATTGGCATTTGGTCATTTGAAAGCGGTCTTCTACCAAGATATAGACATAGAGCAGCTCGTCAAAGGGTATGAAGGGGTTATCAATGGTGAAACCTGGTTGCCAAGAAAAGTCACGGCACAATTACTGTTCCACTATCGTAATGTTGTTGACACCCATACCACGCCCGCAACCGTCGACTTAACTACTAGAGAAATGCAGATACTGCGTTGTTTAATGTCCGGGGCTTCCAATACCCAAATCGCCGACGATATGTTTATCAGTGAGTTCACCGTTAAATCTCATTTGCAGAAGGTTTTTAAGAAATTAAGCGTCAAAAATCGTGTTCAGGCTGCCGCTTGGGCCAAACAACATATGCGGCCAATGTCTTAA
- the uvrA gene encoding excinuclease ABC subunit UvrA: MDQIEVRGARTHNLKNINVTIPRDKLIVITGLSGSGKSSLAFDTLYAEGQRRYVESLSAYARQFLSLMEKPDVDHIEGLSPAISIEQKSTSHNPRSTVGTITEVYDYLRLLYARVGEPRCPDHKVPLAAQTVSQMVDKVLELPEGAKMMLLAPIVKERKGEHVKTLENLAAQGFIRARIDGETCDLSDPPTLELHKKHTIEVVVDRFKVRGDLQQRLAESFETALELSGGIAVAAAMDGDGEEIVFSANFACPHCGYSMQELEPRLFSFNNPAGACHTCDGLGVQQYFDPARVIVDDSLSLAEGAIRGWDQKNYYYFQMLSSLAEHYNFDLKAPFNSLPKKIRDVILTGSGRTEVEFKYINDRGDIRVKRHPFEGILNTLERRYRDTESNAVREDLAKYISTKTCSSCDGSRLRLEARNVFIGNTTLPEIVELSIADALGFFASLQLEGQRAQIAEKVMKEINDRLQFLVNVGLNYLNLSRSAETLSGGEAQRIRLASQIGAGLVGVMYVLDEPSIGLHQRDNERLLKTLTHLRDLGNTVLVVEHDEDAIRIADHVIDIGPGAGVHGGNVVAEGTMDEIITNPNSVTGQYLSGKKEISIPSNRTPKDSKKVVELVGASGNNLKDVTLEIPVGLFSCITGVSGSGKSTLINDTFFKIAHTQLNGATTAMPAPYKKIKGLEHFDKVIDIDQSPIGRTPRSNPATYTGIFTPIRELFAGTQESRSRGYKPGRFSFNVRGGRCEACQGDGVIKVEMHFLPDVYVPCDVCKGKRYNRETLEVRYKGKTIDEVLEMTVEDAREFFDPVPVIARKLQTLMDVGLSYIRLGQAATTLSGGEAQRVKLARELSKRDTGKTLYILDEPTTGLHFHDIQQLLTVLHRLRDHGNTVVVIEHNLDVIKTADWIVDLGPEGGQGGGEIIAQGTPEDVSLIEGSHTARFLKPMLK, encoded by the coding sequence ATGGATCAGATAGAAGTCCGCGGTGCCCGCACCCATAACCTGAAAAATATTAACGTAACCATACCTCGTGATAAGTTGATCGTGATTACAGGTCTATCTGGTTCAGGTAAGTCATCACTCGCTTTTGATACCTTGTATGCTGAAGGACAACGTCGCTACGTCGAATCATTATCCGCTTACGCTCGCCAATTCCTCTCTTTAATGGAAAAACCTGATGTTGACCATATTGAAGGCCTGTCTCCAGCGATCTCAATCGAGCAGAAATCAACCTCGCATAACCCACGCTCAACCGTCGGTACCATTACTGAAGTCTACGATTATCTAAGACTACTCTATGCTCGTGTTGGTGAGCCACGCTGCCCTGACCACAAGGTTCCACTAGCTGCACAAACCGTATCTCAGATGGTGGATAAAGTACTTGAGCTGCCAGAAGGTGCCAAGATGATGCTACTGGCTCCCATCGTTAAGGAGCGTAAAGGTGAGCACGTCAAAACCCTAGAAAATCTTGCAGCTCAAGGTTTCATTCGTGCGCGAATTGATGGTGAAACCTGTGATCTTTCCGATCCACCGACGCTAGAACTGCATAAAAAGCACACCATTGAAGTGGTTGTCGACCGCTTTAAGGTGCGCGGTGATCTTCAACAGCGTCTTGCTGAATCGTTTGAGACCGCACTGGAGCTATCTGGCGGTATTGCTGTTGCTGCTGCTATGGACGGTGACGGAGAGGAAATCGTTTTCTCTGCAAACTTCGCTTGCCCACACTGTGGCTATAGCATGCAAGAACTAGAGCCTCGCCTATTTTCTTTCAATAACCCCGCTGGTGCTTGTCACACTTGTGATGGACTTGGCGTTCAGCAGTACTTTGACCCTGCGCGAGTGATCGTCGACGATTCATTGAGCCTAGCAGAAGGGGCAATCCGAGGCTGGGATCAGAAAAACTATTACTACTTTCAGATGCTCTCTTCTCTGGCCGAGCATTATAATTTCGATCTGAAAGCACCATTTAATTCACTACCAAAGAAAATCCGTGATGTCATTCTGACTGGCTCTGGACGTACTGAAGTTGAGTTTAAATACATCAATGACCGTGGTGATATTCGGGTTAAACGCCACCCATTTGAAGGGATATTAAATACCCTCGAACGCCGCTATCGTGATACTGAATCCAATGCTGTGCGTGAAGATTTAGCCAAATATATCTCGACCAAAACCTGTTCTAGCTGTGATGGCAGTCGCCTTCGTCTAGAAGCGCGCAATGTGTTTATTGGTAATACAACACTGCCCGAAATTGTTGAACTAAGCATTGCTGACGCATTAGGCTTCTTTGCTTCTTTGCAACTTGAAGGACAACGCGCTCAGATCGCCGAAAAAGTAATGAAGGAGATCAATGATCGCCTGCAGTTCCTGGTTAACGTCGGTTTGAACTACCTTAACCTCTCTCGCAGTGCAGAGACTTTGTCCGGTGGTGAAGCTCAACGTATTCGTCTTGCGAGCCAGATAGGTGCAGGGCTGGTTGGTGTGATGTACGTTCTCGATGAGCCTTCAATCGGCCTACATCAGCGAGATAACGAACGCCTACTTAAAACTCTGACTCACCTACGTGACCTAGGCAATACAGTGTTAGTAGTTGAGCATGATGAAGATGCCATTCGCATCGCTGATCATGTGATTGATATTGGCCCTGGTGCTGGCGTCCACGGTGGCAACGTGGTTGCAGAAGGGACAATGGATGAGATTATTACCAACCCGAATTCAGTAACCGGACAGTACCTCAGCGGCAAAAAAGAAATCTCTATCCCAAGCAATCGTACGCCTAAAGATAGCAAGAAGGTGGTCGAGCTGGTTGGCGCTTCAGGCAACAACTTAAAAGATGTCACCTTAGAGATTCCTGTTGGTTTATTTAGCTGTATTACCGGTGTGTCTGGTTCAGGTAAATCAACCCTTATCAACGACACTTTCTTTAAGATTGCCCATACCCAGCTAAACGGAGCAACGACAGCTATGCCGGCGCCATACAAGAAGATCAAAGGGCTAGAGCATTTTGATAAAGTGATCGATATCGACCAGAGCCCAATTGGTCGTACACCTCGTTCAAACCCGGCTACCTACACAGGTATTTTTACGCCAATTCGTGAATTATTTGCTGGAACTCAAGAGTCTCGCTCTCGTGGCTATAAGCCGGGTCGCTTTAGTTTCAATGTACGCGGTGGTCGTTGTGAGGCATGCCAAGGCGATGGCGTGATTAAAGTCGAAATGCACTTCCTGCCAGACGTTTATGTGCCATGTGATGTGTGTAAGGGCAAGCGTTACAATCGCGAAACCTTAGAGGTACGCTACAAAGGCAAGACAATCGATGAAGTACTGGAAATGACAGTCGAAGATGCACGCGAGTTCTTTGACCCAGTACCCGTGATTGCTCGCAAGTTACAAACCTTGATGGATGTGGGCTTATCCTACATTCGCTTAGGCCAAGCCGCGACGACCCTATCCGGTGGTGAAGCGCAGCGTGTCAAGTTAGCTCGTGAACTGTCTAAACGAGACACAGGTAAAACCCTATACATTTTGGATGAGCCAACTACTGGCTTACACTTCCACGATATTCAGCAATTACTCACGGTACTGCATCGTCTACGTGACCATGGTAATACGGTAGTGGTGATTGAACACAACCTAGATGTGATCAAAACCGCGGACTGGATTGTGGACTTAGGACCAGAAGGTGGCCAAGGAGGCGGTGAAATTATCGCTCAAGGCACGCCGGAAGATGTGTCACTCATCGAAGGCTCTCATACTGCCCGATTCCTCAAGCCTATGTTAAAATAG
- the lysC gene encoding lysine-sensitive aspartokinase 3, producing MSSFNVAKFGGTSVANFEAMSRCAAIIESNPNTKLVVSSACSGVTNLLVELANGVQDQVRRSEILTKLAQIHDAVLEQLEDGTQAASDVYEILDTVTSLAEAASIQASHKLTDHLVACGELMSTHLLTQLMKERGISAVRFDIRDILRTDSNFGKAEPQLDQISELAQQSLVPLCQDAVVITQGFIGSDAEGNTTTLGRGGSDYSAALIAEAVEASGLEIWTDVPGIYTTDPRIAPKASPIPEISFSEASEMANFGAKILHPSTLLPALRHDIPVFVGSSKEPQKGGTWIRHQVESSPLFRALALRCNQTMVTLRSANMFHAYGFLAKVFEILAKHKISVDLITTSEISVSLTLDQTDTAGGAPQLPEAARIELEELCTVEVEHNLCLVALIGNNMSESKGYAKQVFSTLEDFNLRMICYGASPHNLCFLVDESVSKQAIQKLHTELFEE from the coding sequence GTGAGCAGTTTTAATGTAGCTAAATTTGGTGGAACAAGCGTTGCTAACTTTGAGGCAATGAGCCGTTGTGCTGCAATTATTGAAAGCAATCCAAATACAAAACTCGTTGTGAGTAGCGCTTGCTCAGGTGTCACTAATCTTCTGGTCGAGCTCGCAAATGGCGTACAAGACCAAGTTCGTCGCAGTGAGATTCTGACTAAACTGGCGCAAATTCATGATGCGGTACTCGAACAGCTTGAAGATGGAACCCAAGCTGCAAGCGATGTCTACGAGATTCTCGACACAGTGACTAGCCTTGCAGAAGCGGCATCGATCCAAGCAAGCCACAAACTGACAGACCACCTAGTCGCGTGTGGTGAACTGATGTCGACCCACCTACTTACTCAATTGATGAAAGAGCGCGGTATCAGCGCAGTACGTTTTGATATTCGTGACATTCTGCGCACCGACAGCAATTTCGGTAAAGCAGAGCCACAACTAGACCAGATCAGCGAGCTTGCTCAGCAGTCGCTAGTGCCGTTATGCCAAGATGCAGTAGTGATTACTCAAGGCTTTATCGGTTCTGACGCCGAAGGCAACACCACTACTTTAGGTCGTGGTGGTAGTGATTACAGTGCAGCCCTAATCGCCGAAGCCGTTGAAGCTTCTGGACTTGAGATTTGGACAGACGTTCCTGGTATTTACACCACAGATCCACGCATTGCGCCCAAAGCATCTCCAATTCCTGAAATTAGTTTTAGTGAAGCGTCAGAAATGGCTAATTTTGGCGCTAAAATTCTCCACCCATCGACGCTTCTTCCTGCACTACGCCACGATATTCCTGTGTTTGTCGGCTCATCGAAAGAGCCGCAGAAGGGCGGTACTTGGATTCGCCATCAGGTAGAAAGCTCACCGCTATTCCGTGCCCTAGCTCTGCGTTGTAACCAAACCATGGTAACACTGCGCAGCGCTAACATGTTCCATGCCTACGGCTTCCTCGCAAAAGTGTTTGAGATCCTTGCTAAACACAAAATCTCGGTAGACTTGATTACCACTTCAGAGATCAGTGTGTCGCTCACTCTAGACCAAACAGACACTGCTGGCGGCGCACCGCAACTTCCAGAAGCCGCACGAATTGAGCTCGAAGAGTTATGTACTGTCGAGGTAGAACACAACCTATGTTTAGTGGCTCTGATTGGTAACAATATGAGTGAGAGTAAAGGCTATGCCAAACAAGTTTTCAGCACTTTAGAAGATTTCAACCTGCGTATGATTTGCTACGGCGCGAGCCCACACAATCTGTGTTTCTTAGTTGATGAGTCTGTTTCAAAACAAGCGATTCAGAAACTGCATACAGAGTTGTTTGAGGAATAA
- the galU gene encoding UTP--glucose-1-phosphate uridylyltransferase GalU, translated as MIKKCLFPAAGYGTRFLPATKSMPKEMMPVVNKPLIEYGVEEAIQAGMNGMCIVTGRGKHSIMDHFDKNYELEHQISGTNKEELLVDIRDIIESANFTYIRQREMKGLGHAILTGKELVGDEPFAVVLADDLCVNEQEGVLAQMVALFKQFRCSIVAVQEVPQDETHKYGVISGEMIKDDIFRVDDMVEKPEPGTAPSNLAIIGRYILTPDIFELIENTEPGKGGEIQITDALLKQAKAGCVLAYKFKGKRFDCGSVEGYIEATNYCFENMYLKDAHKSELGKQKTTKESA; from the coding sequence ATGATTAAAAAATGCCTGTTTCCGGCAGCGGGTTACGGCACGCGTTTCCTACCAGCGACCAAATCAATGCCAAAAGAGATGATGCCGGTAGTCAACAAGCCGCTTATTGAATATGGTGTTGAGGAAGCAATCCAAGCAGGCATGAATGGGATGTGTATTGTGACCGGCCGTGGCAAGCACTCAATCATGGATCACTTCGACAAGAACTATGAGCTTGAGCACCAGATCAGTGGCACCAACAAAGAAGAACTGTTGGTCGATATTCGCGATATTATCGAAAGTGCTAACTTCACCTACATTCGTCAGCGCGAGATGAAAGGCTTAGGCCATGCAATTTTGACCGGCAAAGAGCTAGTCGGCGATGAGCCTTTTGCTGTCGTACTTGCAGACGACTTGTGTGTCAACGAACAAGAAGGTGTTTTGGCGCAAATGGTGGCACTGTTCAAGCAGTTCCGTTGTTCCATTGTCGCAGTGCAAGAAGTACCACAAGATGAGACCCATAAATACGGCGTCATCTCAGGTGAAATGATCAAAGACGACATCTTCCGTGTCGATGACATGGTTGAAAAACCAGAGCCTGGTACAGCACCAAGTAACTTAGCCATCATTGGCCGCTATATTCTTACTCCAGATATTTTTGAACTGATCGAAAACACTGAACCGGGTAAAGGTGGTGAGATTCAAATTACAGATGCGTTGCTTAAACAAGCCAAAGCAGGCTGCGTATTAGCATACAAGTTCAAAGGTAAACGCTTTGACTGTGGTAGCGTCGAAGGTTATATCGAAGCGACGAACTACTGTTTTGAAAACATGTATTTAAAAGACGCACATAAATCTGAGTTAGGTAAACAAAAGACAACCAAAGAAAGCGCTTAG
- a CDS encoding PglL family O-oligosaccharyltransferase, whose product MATTHVAGTELELKAPKIPLTRPFLVTIGILFLLAMHFFMPNPGGAGLALAFNPTTWFVVSFSIAIGLYQLGSYGSLRYNKLTIGLFICCIMLTLPAIYSGSNLELSLGKLTGLWAGYILFVVLQQFRFSNKQKQRLLWFITIAVFIEAIFGWVQYLVLEPSNIFGYNTESNRPYGIFQQPNVMASFLATGLALSGYLLTRHPTKYQRKVSEVALLYLMPVATVPLLVVLASRTGWLAAVLSVALLIPYVFRFATKKRFVGWIVAIIVGTGLGFSTPLMTGQDDSLVEQKSNLESPRRYTFPQALDMLIEKPFTGYGYGRFEPEYMVYTARQHQLNQSYKPGLAAMDHPHNELLYWGVEGGLLPLLAIILAALFVLARLYQAKKGTRLAMFALFVPIVLHSQLEYPFYHSAIHWITFVILLYWVDQRASSYRQAPFSVISKTALRVFSLVIPIVTSFYMLTTLHTNYVLTQFERSQPKDPDILNQVTNPVVWKDRYDWDIYSTYLNIGLYKQDPQFIQPYIDWSLKIIKDKPRPAFYNNLILAYQGLGDSVRAEQIRSEAQFLFPEQDFSEVQYIPPNIDALKADSEKETN is encoded by the coding sequence ATGGCGACCACACATGTAGCAGGGACAGAGCTTGAATTAAAGGCGCCAAAGATCCCTTTAACCAGACCTTTCTTAGTCACCATCGGGATACTCTTCCTGTTAGCGATGCACTTTTTTATGCCCAATCCGGGGGGAGCTGGTCTTGCATTAGCCTTTAACCCCACGACTTGGTTTGTGGTGAGTTTCTCTATTGCGATCGGTTTATATCAGCTCGGTAGCTACGGCAGCTTAAGATACAACAAGCTCACAATAGGTTTGTTTATATGCTGCATTATGCTCACCTTACCCGCGATCTATTCAGGTTCGAATCTTGAGTTATCGCTAGGGAAACTTACTGGACTTTGGGCTGGTTATATTCTGTTTGTTGTCTTGCAGCAATTTCGCTTCAGCAACAAACAAAAGCAGCGTCTACTCTGGTTTATCACCATAGCAGTCTTTATCGAAGCTATTTTCGGTTGGGTACAGTATTTGGTCTTAGAGCCCAGTAACATATTCGGCTACAACACCGAATCAAACCGACCTTACGGCATCTTTCAGCAACCCAATGTAATGGCAAGTTTTCTCGCGACTGGATTAGCGCTATCTGGCTACTTGCTCACCCGTCATCCGACTAAGTACCAACGTAAAGTCAGTGAAGTCGCATTGCTGTATCTAATGCCCGTTGCGACTGTCCCACTGCTGGTTGTATTGGCTTCGCGCACGGGTTGGTTGGCCGCAGTTCTTTCTGTTGCCCTTTTGATTCCGTATGTATTTAGATTTGCAACCAAAAAGCGCTTTGTCGGTTGGATAGTGGCAATAATTGTGGGAACTGGGCTAGGCTTTTCAACCCCATTAATGACTGGGCAAGATGACTCTTTAGTGGAACAGAAGAGCAATCTAGAAAGCCCGAGAAGGTATACCTTTCCTCAGGCACTCGACATGCTGATCGAAAAGCCGTTTACAGGCTATGGTTATGGTCGATTTGAGCCAGAGTACATGGTGTACACAGCGAGACAACATCAGTTAAATCAGAGTTATAAGCCTGGTTTAGCGGCAATGGACCATCCACATAACGAATTGCTCTACTGGGGAGTGGAAGGTGGCTTACTACCACTACTCGCCATCATACTCGCAGCGCTATTTGTTCTTGCTAGGCTTTATCAAGCGAAGAAAGGTACACGCTTGGCAATGTTTGCCCTGTTTGTACCCATCGTACTGCACAGTCAGCTTGAGTATCCGTTTTATCACTCAGCGATTCACTGGATAACCTTTGTCATTCTGCTCTACTGGGTTGATCAAAGAGCGAGCAGTTATCGTCAAGCACCATTTAGTGTCATCTCCAAAACGGCACTACGAGTGTTCAGCTTAGTCATACCAATAGTGACAAGCTTCTATATGCTGACCACTTTGCATACCAATTATGTACTTACCCAGTTTGAGCGCTCACAGCCTAAAGATCCTGACATACTTAACCAAGTAACTAACCCTGTGGTTTGGAAAGACAGATACGATTGGGATATCTATAGCACCTATCTCAACATTGGCTTATACAAGCAAGATCCCCAGTTTATCCAGCCATACATAGATTGGTCACTGAAGATTATTAAAGATAAGCCTCGACCTGCTTTCTATAACAATCTGATCTTGGCCTATCAAGGATTGGGAGACAGTGTTAGAGCGGAGCAAATTCGCAGCGAAGCGCAGTTCCTATTCCCTGAGCAGGATTTCTCTGAGGTGCAGTACATCCCACCGAATATCGATGCTTTAAAGGCGGACAGTGAAAAAGAGACTAACTAG